In Lujinxingia litoralis, a single window of DNA contains:
- a CDS encoding ACT domain-containing protein: protein MTDPGPLAIPEAVAQANAEVMASRHNIARAIVMGAGGLNIARRLRRVTDRWLITLWRHASSDQLREVASLHATGGYGRDELAYHSDIDVLIALNDEAWLQRPELALAVERLMAWSRVPRLRLSHAVRTPAQTPEALAEDPRTAIALIDLRPLCGPPSAAADRDAAIDHLRARDQGASFVEQLFEGHRQRVARHGQTVYLLEPDAKNGEGGLRDLNCISWAARTRWRLDARTQTRAEVGWDAEQRRRYVERLDAILATRNTLHLIHGRKSDRLTFADQELLVRLNELRLQTPHALEETHPDEIVARFRPRDEQDRQRLTPQVESLMRAYYWQARSVSVSCERMLRRWATTTPPASVQSLGSFELLGDQLQLPAEHSDVLNADEVFDALSLASHHDALLDPRLEAAIEAAVGTWPMGDETSPRRAARLRALLTSPTTSARTAQRLLDLGVLTRTLPEFDPLICHVQHDVYHVYTTDVHSLKCLELGRALLAGDPHAAGRWPFFAHVAGTITEREVFLLACLLHDIGKNRGGDHSRKGALLMESIGPRLGLEPPQVDLLAMLVREHLALSLTSRRRDLSDPHVIDDLAERLGDVPTLNLLTALTFCDMSTVAPDVMNDWNATLLMELYRRVREALEQGDLRHLADPRGLRRIRQRLERRVLDLSDAPVEPRDIDTFLHDLPQEHLLHAEPDALARQLAAYTRARRNDVETRIEGVAVEVAPLPDRGITEIIVSTVDTPGTLARIAGALSSAGVNIMSADIVSTASGRTLDIFHIAHFNPAALPVAEPRAVDDPRRIEKITSRIVDVLEERLNVDELLQQRFEESRLSPRPIPQMPTEVREVDHASEHFTVIEVRAPDRLGLLYQITRALWEAGVETRVSRIDSLGSQAIDNFYVEEAHGGKLDARRTGQVIDAISQALARLPES from the coding sequence GTGACCGACCCCGGCCCCCTCGCCATACCCGAGGCGGTGGCTCAGGCCAACGCCGAAGTCATGGCCTCGCGCCACAACATCGCTCGCGCCATCGTTATGGGCGCCGGTGGCCTCAACATCGCCCGCCGTCTGCGACGGGTCACCGACCGCTGGCTGATCACCCTGTGGCGACACGCCTCCAGCGACCAGCTGCGCGAGGTCGCCTCACTCCACGCCACCGGCGGCTACGGGCGCGATGAGCTCGCCTACCACAGCGACATCGACGTGCTCATCGCCCTCAACGACGAGGCCTGGCTCCAACGCCCGGAGCTGGCCCTGGCCGTCGAGCGCCTGATGGCCTGGTCCCGGGTCCCCCGACTGCGCCTGAGCCACGCGGTGCGCACCCCGGCGCAGACCCCGGAAGCCCTGGCCGAAGATCCGCGCACGGCCATCGCCCTGATCGACCTGCGCCCCCTATGCGGCCCACCTTCGGCGGCCGCCGACCGCGACGCCGCCATCGACCACCTGCGCGCCCGGGATCAGGGCGCCTCCTTCGTCGAACAACTCTTCGAGGGACACCGCCAGCGCGTGGCGCGCCACGGCCAGACCGTCTACCTGCTGGAGCCCGACGCCAAAAACGGCGAAGGCGGCCTGCGCGATCTCAACTGCATCAGCTGGGCCGCCCGCACGCGTTGGCGACTCGATGCCCGCACCCAGACCCGGGCCGAGGTGGGCTGGGACGCCGAGCAACGCCGACGCTACGTCGAGCGCCTCGACGCCATCTTGGCCACCCGCAACACCCTCCACCTAATCCACGGCCGCAAAAGCGACCGCCTCACCTTCGCCGACCAGGAACTTCTGGTTCGTCTCAACGAACTTCGCCTGCAGACCCCACACGCCCTCGAAGAGACCCATCCCGACGAGATCGTCGCGCGCTTTCGCCCCCGCGACGAACAGGATCGCCAGCGCCTCACCCCCCAGGTCGAGTCGCTGATGCGTGCCTACTACTGGCAGGCCCGCTCGGTCAGCGTGTCCTGTGAACGCATGCTCCGCCGCTGGGCCACTACCACCCCTCCGGCATCGGTGCAGTCTCTGGGAAGTTTTGAGTTGCTCGGGGACCAACTTCAACTTCCCGCCGAACACAGCGACGTGCTCAACGCCGACGAGGTCTTCGATGCGCTGAGCCTGGCCAGTCATCACGACGCCCTGCTCGACCCGCGCCTGGAAGCCGCCATCGAAGCCGCCGTGGGCACCTGGCCGATGGGCGACGAAACCTCCCCCCGACGCGCCGCCCGCCTGCGCGCCCTCTTAACCTCCCCCACCACCTCGGCCCGCACCGCGCAGCGCCTCCTGGACCTGGGCGTGCTCACTCGCACCCTCCCCGAGTTCGACCCGCTGATCTGCCACGTCCAGCACGACGTCTACCACGTCTACACCACCGACGTTCACTCCCTGAAGTGCCTGGAGCTGGGCCGCGCTCTCCTCGCCGGTGACCCGCACGCCGCCGGGCGCTGGCCCTTCTTTGCACACGTGGCCGGCACCATCACCGAACGCGAAGTCTTCCTGCTGGCCTGCCTCCTCCACGACATCGGCAAGAACCGCGGCGGCGACCACAGCCGCAAGGGCGCCCTGCTCATGGAATCCATCGGCCCCCGCCTGGGACTAGAGCCTCCCCAGGTCGATCTGCTGGCGATGCTGGTCCGCGAACACCTGGCCCTGAGCCTGACCTCCCGCCGCCGAGACCTCTCCGATCCCCACGTCATCGACGACCTGGCCGAACGCCTGGGCGACGTCCCCACCCTCAACCTGCTGACCGCCCTGACCTTCTGCGACATGAGCACCGTCGCCCCCGACGTGATGAACGACTGGAACGCCACGCTGCTCATGGAACTCTACCGCCGGGTGCGCGAGGCGCTTGAACAGGGGGATTTACGCCACCTGGCCGACCCGCGCGGCCTGCGCCGAATCCGCCAGCGCCTGGAGCGCCGCGTCCTCGATCTCAGCGACGCGCCGGTCGAACCCCGCGACATCGACACCTTCCTCCACGATCTCCCCCAGGAACACCTGCTCCACGCCGAGCCCGACGCCCTGGCCCGCCAGCTCGCCGCTTACACCCGGGCCCGCCGCAACGATGTCGAAACCCGCATCGAAGGCGTCGCCGTCGAGGTCGCCCCCTTGCCCGATCGCGGCATCACCGAGATCATCGTCTCCACCGTCGACACCCCCGGCACCCTGGCCCGCATCGCCGGCGCCCTCTCCAGCGCCGGGGTCAACATCATGTCTGCCGACATCGTCTCCACCGCCAGCGGCCGCACCCTGGACATCTTCCACATCGCCCACTTCAACCCCGCCGCCCTGCCCGTCGCCGAGCCCCGCGCCGTCGACGATCCCCGCCGCATCGAGAAGATCACCTCCCGCATCGTCGACGTCCTCGAAGAGCGCCTCAACGTCGATGAACTCCTCCAGCAACGCTTCGAGGAGAGTCGCCTCTCGCCCCGACCGATCCCCCAGATGCCCACCGAAGTGCGCGAGGTCGACCACGCCAGCGAACACTTCACCGTCATCGAAGTCCGCGCCCCCGATCGCCTGGGCCTCCTCTACCAGATCACCCGCGCCCTCTGGGAAGCCGGCGTGGAAACCCGTGTCAGCCGCATCGACTCGCTGGGAAGCCAGGCCATCGACAACTTCTACGTCGAAGAAGCCCACGGTGGTAAACTCGACGCCCGGCGCACCGGCCAGGTCATCGACGCCATCAGCCAGGCCCTGGCCCGCCTCCCCGAGAGCTGA
- the truD gene encoding tRNA pseudouridine(13) synthase TruD: protein MPESPADQAEVPVECLRLTRDLPGVSGTLKTVPEDFVVEEIPAYEPCGEGDHLFLWVESRDVDGRSLLRRLAAAFEVDEGEVASAGTKDRFAITRQWFSVPASALGGRAPAEVVGEIDAKVAILDARRHTNKLRTGHLRGNRFELRVRELAVLDDDQPGDVAARIEAIAARLRDQGVPNYYGEQRFGREGQNLSRGLAWLKGGRGPRGRFQRKMAVSAVQSEVFNRVLRRRLEDGSWRRALAGDVFEKLESGGRFWVTPEELAEIQERIDAGELVITGPMPGYKEGLVEGAAGQIEQAVLSELGLTCEMFRTAGKMGRGARRALTIAMPELRVTHEEEGSARVAFELPSGSYATVVMREFLGGKEDLDDAPPVV from the coding sequence ATGCCAGAGAGCCCCGCTGATCAAGCCGAAGTGCCCGTGGAATGTCTGCGGCTGACCCGAGATCTGCCCGGAGTCTCCGGGACGCTGAAGACGGTGCCCGAGGACTTCGTGGTGGAAGAGATTCCGGCGTATGAGCCCTGTGGAGAGGGAGATCATCTCTTTTTGTGGGTCGAGTCGCGTGATGTGGACGGCCGCAGCCTGCTGCGCAGGCTGGCGGCTGCCTTTGAGGTGGATGAGGGCGAGGTGGCCAGCGCCGGCACCAAGGATCGCTTCGCGATTACCCGCCAGTGGTTCTCGGTGCCGGCCTCGGCGCTTGGTGGGCGTGCGCCGGCGGAGGTGGTGGGGGAGATCGACGCGAAGGTGGCGATTTTAGATGCCCGGCGCCATACCAACAAACTTCGCACGGGGCATCTTCGCGGCAACCGCTTCGAGCTGCGGGTTCGGGAGCTGGCGGTCCTCGATGACGATCAGCCCGGGGATGTGGCCGCGCGCATCGAGGCGATCGCCGCCCGACTGCGGGATCAGGGGGTGCCCAACTACTATGGCGAGCAGCGCTTTGGGCGCGAGGGGCAGAACTTAAGCCGGGGGCTTGCCTGGCTCAAAGGGGGGCGCGGGCCCCGGGGGCGTTTTCAGCGTAAGATGGCTGTGAGCGCGGTGCAGAGTGAGGTCTTTAACCGCGTGCTGCGCCGGCGCCTGGAAGATGGAAGCTGGCGGCGAGCGCTGGCGGGCGATGTGTTTGAGAAGCTCGAGAGCGGTGGGCGCTTCTGGGTGACTCCCGAAGAACTGGCGGAGATTCAGGAGCGGATCGACGCCGGCGAGCTGGTGATCACCGGGCCGATGCCCGGCTATAAAGAGGGCCTGGTCGAGGGGGCGGCCGGGCAGATCGAGCAGGCCGTGCTCTCGGAGCTGGGGCTGACCTGTGAGATGTTTCGTACGGCCGGTAAAATGGGGCGCGGCGCCCGGCGCGCGCTCACCATCGCGATGCCTGAACTCCGGGTGACGCACGAAGAAGAGGGAAGCGCACGGGTGGCCTTTGAGCTGCCCTCGGGCTCGTATGCCACGGTGGTGATGCGCGAGTTTCTGGGAGGCAAAGAGGACTTGGACGACGCGCCCCCCGTGGTATGA
- a CDS encoding aspartate kinase has translation MRPWRAVVARQGRQQAEVCAVKVIVQKFGGSSLSDLSRIRKVAEAIVATRERGYQVVVVVSAMGDTTDELLGMANELAPSPSRRELDMLLSVGERISMALMSIAIQARGHEAVSLTGSQCGIITTASHSNARIIDVRPFRVQDELAQGRIVIVAGFQGTSYRRDVTTLGRGGSDTTAVALAAALNAEACEIYSDVDGVFSADPRVVLSAAQLASLSYEEMQEMARAGARVLNEQAVEFARRAQIALYARSTEKRGEGGTVVRVDLPQDELKRLEDGRPAVAVSHIRSGLWLRAQASADRVAEAIERLAVVTYDWQAGRRLEAFVALDDVHGVDALERRLRDLGADVEVGRQGLVSVVGLGVGGQARWSRMGQAALKEAGVVTLAMNASLARLSWVLPQEAVEEGARALHQAFVDA, from the coding sequence GTGCGCCCCTGGCGAGCAGTCGTGGCTCGCCAGGGGCGCCAGCAGGCTGAGGTATGCGCTGTGAAGGTGATCGTTCAGAAGTTTGGGGGGTCGTCGCTGTCCGACCTCTCCCGGATCCGTAAGGTGGCCGAGGCTATCGTCGCCACCCGTGAGCGCGGCTACCAGGTGGTGGTCGTCGTCTCGGCCATGGGGGATACCACCGATGAGTTGCTGGGGATGGCCAATGAGCTCGCCCCCAGTCCGTCGCGTCGGGAGCTGGATATGCTCCTCTCGGTGGGGGAGCGCATTTCGATGGCGCTGATGTCCATTGCCATTCAGGCTCGGGGCCACGAGGCCGTGAGTTTGACCGGATCCCAGTGCGGTATCATCACCACGGCCAGCCATTCCAATGCCCGGATCATCGATGTGCGCCCTTTCCGGGTGCAGGACGAGCTCGCTCAGGGGCGGATTGTGATCGTGGCGGGATTTCAGGGCACCAGCTATCGCCGCGATGTGACGACCCTGGGACGAGGGGGCAGCGACACCACCGCGGTGGCGTTGGCCGCGGCGCTGAATGCCGAGGCCTGCGAGATCTACAGCGATGTCGATGGGGTGTTCAGCGCCGATCCTCGGGTGGTCTTAAGTGCCGCGCAGCTCGCCAGCCTGAGCTACGAAGAGATGCAGGAGATGGCACGCGCCGGCGCCCGGGTTCTTAACGAACAAGCCGTCGAGTTCGCTCGCCGCGCGCAGATCGCGCTCTACGCCCGCAGCACCGAGAAGCGGGGAGAGGGAGGCACGGTGGTGCGCGTGGATCTGCCGCAGGACGAACTCAAGCGTCTGGAGGATGGTCGCCCGGCGGTGGCGGTCAGCCACATTCGCAGCGGGCTCTGGCTGCGTGCTCAGGCCAGCGCCGATCGGGTGGCCGAGGCCATTGAGCGCCTGGCGGTGGTGACCTACGACTGGCAGGCCGGTCGGAGGTTAGAGGCATTTGTAGCGCTGGATGATGTGCACGGCGTCGATGCGCTGGAGCGCCGGCTCCGCGATCTGGGAGCCGATGTGGAGGTGGGGCGCCAGGGGCTGGTCAGCGTGGTGGGGCTGGGCGTCGGGGGCCAGGCGCGCTGGAGCCGCATGGGCCAGGCGGCGCTTAAAGAAGCCGGTGTGGTAACCCTGGCGATGAACGCCAGCCTGGCGCGCTTGAGCTGGGTGCTTCCGCAGGAAGCGGTCGAGGAGGGGGCCCGGGCGCTGCACCAGGCCTTTGTCGACGCTTAA
- a CDS encoding serine/threonine protein kinase, which yields MENLQGGTLALEHRYHLDRRISADSLLSRYAATQEPFGLPVQVVIFEGLPEAGAEDALVERIRSSAERASHRRLDGVLSVVDFGELDRGVPFVIEQSQAGTSLSAVLERRGTLPPGEVAALVERLADVLERAHARELYHGALSARWVRLPEGKDAFARAHLSFFGVSLSLEELLALPHAALTTDLVDAFPPEAFDPELGGDPAAADQWALGALAFRALSGVHPYFDDPIDASEGLMRIKTQPAPTLRELGVEEAISQAIERALERDPRARYPSPGDFARALSVAVHGERDEEPIASLPTPLPASQPADAPAIAPRNEGPPVPPQAAPIPPRPSGYLLTLALAILVLSNLGWFFFTMDRLATSEDPAATSPAPQVLSAGLQIHSDPPGARLFTRVPDSDEERLLGATPQSLTDFVFEGDHGVDFVLRLEGYQDQSLRVQESITGQDLHVTLHPSDR from the coding sequence GTGGAGAACCTTCAAGGCGGCACCCTGGCGCTGGAGCATCGCTACCATCTGGATCGACGCATCAGCGCCGACAGCCTGCTCTCTCGCTACGCAGCCACCCAGGAGCCCTTCGGGCTACCGGTCCAGGTGGTGATTTTCGAAGGCCTCCCGGAGGCCGGCGCCGAAGACGCGCTTGTGGAACGCATCCGCAGCAGCGCCGAGCGTGCCAGCCACCGACGCCTCGACGGCGTGCTCTCGGTGGTCGACTTCGGCGAACTCGATCGCGGCGTTCCCTTTGTGATCGAGCAGAGCCAGGCGGGCACCTCCCTGTCCGCGGTCCTGGAGCGACGCGGCACCCTCCCCCCCGGGGAAGTCGCCGCGCTGGTGGAGCGCCTGGCCGACGTACTGGAGCGCGCCCACGCGCGCGAGCTCTACCACGGCGCCCTGAGCGCCCGCTGGGTCCGCCTCCCCGAGGGGAAAGACGCCTTTGCCCGGGCCCACCTCTCCTTCTTCGGGGTCTCGCTGAGCCTGGAAGAGCTCCTCGCCCTGCCCCACGCTGCACTGACCACCGATCTGGTCGACGCCTTCCCCCCGGAGGCCTTCGACCCCGAGCTCGGCGGCGATCCGGCAGCCGCCGATCAGTGGGCACTGGGCGCCCTGGCCTTTCGTGCCCTGAGCGGTGTGCACCCCTACTTTGACGATCCCATCGACGCCAGCGAAGGGCTGATGCGCATCAAGACGCAGCCCGCGCCGACGCTACGCGAGCTCGGCGTCGAAGAGGCCATCTCCCAGGCCATTGAGCGCGCCCTGGAGCGCGATCCCCGCGCGCGCTACCCCTCGCCAGGCGACTTCGCCCGGGCCCTCTCTGTAGCGGTACACGGCGAACGCGACGAGGAGCCGATCGCCAGCCTGCCCACCCCGCTGCCCGCGAGCCAGCCGGCCGACGCGCCGGCGATCGCGCCGCGCAACGAAGGGCCGCCCGTCCCACCGCAGGCTGCACCGATCCCCCCCCGCCCCAGCGGCTACCTCCTCACCCTGGCGCTGGCCATCCTGGTCCTTTCCAACCTGGGGTGGTTCTTCTTCACCATGGACCGGCTCGCCACCTCCGAGGATCCCGCCGCGACCAGCCCCGCCCCTCAGGTCCTCTCCGCCGGGCTGCAGATTCACTCCGATCCGCCGGGCGCGCGCCTCTTTACCCGCGTGCCCGACAGCGACGAGGAACGTCTGCTCGGCGCCACCCCGCAATCGCTGACCGATTTTGTGTTTGAAGGCGATCACGGCGTGGACTTTGTGTTGCGCCTGGAAGGCTACCAGGATCAGTCCCTCCGGGTGCAGGAGTCGATCACCGGCCAGGATCTTCACGTCACTCTGCATCCCAGCGATCGCTAA
- the ggt gene encoding gamma-glutamyltransferase: MARTLDCFSTVTFALVTGLGLPAYAQQAPNSPPESATYQAHRVQSFDGVVAADHQLASEAGAAVLAAGGNAADAGAAAMLTLGLVHPFASGLGGGGFCLYREVEKGKTTVLDYRERAPSAAHRDMYVVDGEVQPGLARHGGLAVGVPGEAAGIWSLHGRFGQLAWDQVVTPALGLAEQGFPVGATLARHLQTLAPTLEEWPALKAVFSDAEGNLLQEGDLMVREDLARALTLLRDEGVAPFYSGEVAEAMVESVQAAGGILTMEDLRRYQVSLREPLTGTYQDFELISMPPPSSGGVALIEAFNILEGFELESQAWDAPAIHLVVEAIKHAFADRATYLGDTDFVDVPVERLISKAYAAELRETIELNSVKPTEAYGSTAPSEDPPGTSHLSVVDAAGNMLACTTTINTRFGSMVYDPSFGLILNNEMADFNIAPGQPNLYGLMGNEQNAVAPDKRPLSSMSPTLVLRRGEPYMSVGGSGGPTIITGTYFTLVGTLIFGMDVLEAVAQPRLHHQWLPEQLFIEFDNLRFAPGLDERGHQLQTRRAYNAIQAIQRQPDGSWAAVSDPRKGGIPAAPPVKAPTSPQQPAAE; this comes from the coding sequence ATGGCTCGAACTCTTGATTGTTTCAGCACCGTCACATTCGCCCTGGTCACCGGACTGGGCCTGCCGGCGTACGCCCAGCAAGCCCCGAATTCCCCGCCGGAGTCCGCGACTTACCAGGCCCACCGGGTGCAGTCGTTTGACGGGGTGGTCGCCGCCGATCATCAGCTGGCCTCGGAGGCCGGCGCCGCGGTGCTGGCCGCCGGCGGCAACGCAGCCGACGCCGGCGCGGCCGCCATGCTGACCCTGGGGCTGGTCCATCCTTTTGCCTCGGGGCTGGGGGGCGGCGGATTTTGCCTCTACCGCGAGGTTGAAAAGGGCAAAACCACCGTGCTCGACTACCGGGAGCGCGCCCCGAGCGCGGCCCACCGCGACATGTACGTGGTCGATGGCGAGGTCCAGCCGGGCCTGGCTCGCCACGGCGGCCTGGCGGTGGGCGTGCCCGGGGAGGCCGCCGGCATCTGGTCCTTGCATGGTCGCTTCGGCCAGCTCGCCTGGGACCAGGTCGTCACCCCCGCTCTCGGACTGGCCGAGCAGGGGTTCCCGGTAGGCGCGACCCTGGCTCGCCACCTCCAGACGCTGGCCCCCACCCTGGAGGAGTGGCCCGCACTCAAGGCCGTCTTCAGCGACGCGGAGGGGAACCTTCTTCAGGAAGGCGATCTGATGGTGCGCGAGGACCTGGCCCGGGCGCTGACCCTTCTTCGCGACGAGGGCGTCGCGCCCTTCTATAGCGGTGAGGTGGCCGAGGCGATGGTGGAAAGCGTCCAGGCCGCCGGCGGCATCCTGACGATGGAGGATCTGCGCCGCTACCAGGTCAGCCTGCGAGAGCCGCTGACCGGCACCTATCAGGACTTCGAGCTCATCTCGATGCCCCCGCCCTCCTCCGGAGGCGTGGCCTTGATCGAGGCCTTCAACATCCTGGAGGGATTTGAACTCGAATCTCAGGCCTGGGACGCCCCGGCCATTCACCTGGTGGTCGAGGCCATTAAACACGCCTTTGCCGACCGCGCCACGTACCTGGGCGATACCGACTTTGTCGACGTCCCGGTCGAGCGCCTGATCTCCAAGGCCTATGCCGCCGAGCTCCGAGAGACCATCGAGCTCAACAGCGTGAAACCCACCGAAGCCTACGGCTCCACCGCGCCCTCCGAAGATCCCCCGGGCACCTCGCACTTAAGCGTGGTCGATGCCGCCGGCAACATGCTCGCCTGCACCACCACCATCAACACCCGCTTTGGCTCAATGGTCTACGACCCGAGCTTCGGCCTGATCCTCAACAACGAGATGGCCGACTTTAACATCGCCCCCGGCCAGCCCAACCTCTATGGTCTGATGGGCAATGAGCAAAACGCCGTAGCGCCCGATAAGCGTCCCTTAAGTTCGATGAGTCCCACCCTTGTGTTGCGCCGCGGAGAGCCCTACATGAGCGTGGGCGGCAGCGGCGGTCCCACCATCATCACCGGCACCTACTTCACGCTGGTGGGCACCCTGATCTTCGGGATGGACGTGCTCGAAGCCGTCGCTCAGCCCCGTTTGCATCACCAGTGGCTGCCCGAGCAGCTCTTCATTGAGTTTGATAACCTTCGCTTCGCCCCCGGGCTCGACGAGCGCGGCCATCAGTTGCAGACCCGTCGCGCCTACAACGCGATACAGGCCATTCAACGCCAGCCCGATGGGAGCTGGGCCGCGGTCAGCGACCCGCGTAAAGGCGGCATCCCCGCCGCGCCCCCGGTCAAAGCCCCTACCTCACCCCAACAGCCCGCAGCGGAGTAA
- a CDS encoding TIGR00153 family protein, with protein MVRSIFGLFAKSPFPYIREMAHKVKECADEIPVLFDAVFEGDQDKVKAIAENISHLEHEVDVVKTRIRDSLPKTIFMSVDRRDLLDVLASLDAIADNAEDVGILFTLRKMEPHPELVPQLKKLVRRVMTTVDKAVEIVDALEVLADVSFTGPEAERVLLMIDELNRLEHEADLVQDALARLLFAMEDDIKPGSLMLWNKIFNKVGDMANAAEKMGNRLRLFMSK; from the coding sequence ATGGTCCGTTCAATCTTTGGTCTCTTCGCCAAAAGTCCCTTCCCGTATATCCGAGAGATGGCCCACAAGGTCAAGGAGTGCGCCGACGAGATACCGGTGCTCTTCGACGCGGTCTTTGAGGGCGACCAGGACAAGGTCAAGGCCATCGCCGAGAACATCAGCCATCTGGAGCATGAGGTGGATGTGGTCAAGACCCGCATCCGCGACAGTCTGCCCAAGACGATCTTTATGTCGGTGGACCGTCGTGACCTCCTCGACGTGTTGGCCTCGCTCGACGCGATTGCCGACAACGCCGAAGACGTCGGCATTCTCTTTACGCTGCGTAAGATGGAGCCCCACCCCGAGCTTGTGCCGCAGCTCAAAAAGCTGGTGCGTCGGGTGATGACCACGGTGGATAAGGCCGTGGAGATCGTCGATGCGCTGGAGGTTTTGGCCGACGTCAGCTTCACCGGTCCGGAGGCCGAGCGGGTGCTCTTGATGATCGATGAGCTCAACCGCCTGGAGCACGAGGCGGACCTGGTGCAGGACGCCCTGGCCCGGCTGCTCTTTGCGATGGAGGATGACATCAAGCCGGGCAGCCTGATGCTGTGGAACAAGATCTTTAACAAGGTCGGCGACATGGCCAACGCCGCCGAGAAGATGGGCAACCGCCTGCGCCTGTTCATGTCGAAGTAA
- a CDS encoding inorganic phosphate transporter, giving the protein MGVELILWVAIAFGFYMAWSIGANDAANAMGTSVGSKAISFKEAVIIAAIFEFSGAFIAGSSVTDTMRRGIIDPLLFNDPAVVGTTEGSTLFMLGMLAALISAALWLHLAAMLGWPVSTTHSIVGAITGFGVVAVGPSYIQWGTLAKIVSSWAVSPLTGGILAFLVFTVVRKMIFDAPNPVAAVKRWSPVLVFPVFVVLALVIFLKGMPGVDLESYGIGNTEIWMLSALVGVVGSAISAFFVRKIDPPEGDDPQLHVAKVERVFRYLQIATACFVAFAHGSNDVANSIGPLAAIVGTFNEGAITAKVPVPTWVLLLGGAGIVVGLATYGYKVIETIGTKITEITPSRGFAAEFGAASTILMGSQLGLPISTTHTVVGAVIGVGFARGMTALNLGIIWNIVKSWVYTLPVAAGSTIAIYFVMKTAWSAFISPL; this is encoded by the coding sequence ATGGGTGTGGAACTGATCCTCTGGGTGGCCATCGCGTTTGGCTTTTATATGGCGTGGAGTATTGGCGCCAACGACGCGGCCAACGCCATGGGCACCAGCGTTGGCTCCAAGGCCATCTCGTTTAAAGAAGCGGTGATCATCGCCGCGATTTTTGAGTTCTCCGGCGCGTTCATCGCCGGCTCCTCGGTGACCGATACGATGCGCCGGGGCATCATCGATCCTCTTCTCTTCAACGATCCGGCGGTGGTGGGGACCACCGAGGGGTCCACGCTCTTTATGCTGGGGATGCTGGCGGCCTTGATCTCGGCGGCGCTCTGGCTGCACCTGGCGGCGATGCTGGGGTGGCCGGTCTCGACCACGCACTCCATCGTGGGCGCCATCACCGGGTTTGGGGTGGTGGCTGTGGGGCCCTCCTACATTCAGTGGGGCACGCTGGCCAAGATCGTGAGCAGCTGGGCGGTGAGCCCGCTGACGGGAGGGATTCTGGCCTTCCTGGTCTTTACCGTGGTGCGCAAAATGATCTTCGATGCGCCCAATCCGGTGGCGGCCGTCAAGCGCTGGAGTCCGGTGCTGGTCTTTCCGGTCTTTGTGGTGCTGGCGCTGGTGATCTTCCTTAAGGGAATGCCCGGCGTCGATCTGGAGTCCTACGGCATTGGCAACACCGAGATCTGGATGCTTTCGGCCCTGGTCGGGGTGGTGGGCTCGGCGATCAGTGCGTTCTTTGTGCGCAAGATCGATCCGCCCGAGGGCGATGACCCGCAGCTGCACGTGGCCAAAGTTGAGCGGGTCTTCCGCTACCTGCAGATCGCCACGGCCTGTTTTGTGGCCTTTGCTCACGGTTCCAACGACGTGGCCAACTCCATCGGACCGCTGGCCGCGATTGTGGGCACCTTCAATGAGGGCGCCATCACCGCGAAGGTGCCCGTGCCCACCTGGGTGCTCCTGCTGGGTGGCGCCGGCATCGTGGTGGGTCTGGCGACCTACGGTTACAAGGTCATCGAGACCATCGGGACGAAGATCACCGAGATCACGCCTTCGCGTGGGTTCGCCGCGGAGTTCGGGGCGGCGTCCACGATTTTGATGGGGAGTCAGCTGGGCCTGCCGATCTCGACCACGCATACGGTGGTCGGGGCGGTGATCGGCGTGGGTTTTGCCCGCGGGATGACGGCGCTCAACCTGGGCATCATCTGGAACATCGTGAAGTCGTGGGTCTACACCCTGCCGGTGGCCGCGGGCTCGACCATCGCCATCTACTTTGTCATGAAGACGGCCTGGTCGGCGTTTATCTCGCCGCTCTAA